The genomic region GGAGCTGGGGGACTTGATGCTGGAGGTGTTCAACCGCCACTTCGAAGTGCCGAGCTTGCCCAAGGACGTGGATGTATTTGCCCTGGCGCTGGAGCTGAGCGACCGCGTGTATGCGCGCTCGGTGCATCAGCATGGGCTGATCACGCCGCGTATGGCGGAAGAAGGGATGCGGGTGTTTGATGCTTATGTGGGGCTTTATTTGCCGGCATATCTACCCAAGCGGTGAGCCTTGTGTTGGCTGGGCCGGCCCTATCGGGGGCAAGCCCCCTCCCACATTTTGACCTTATTGTTCCTGAATAAACGCGGTCCAGTGTGGGAGGGGGCTTGCCCCCGATAGCGGTCTCAAGCAATCACAACTTGGCAATCGACACCTCAGTGGATTTCACAAAGGCAATCACTTCACTGCCAATCACCAACTCCAGCTCTTTGACCGAACGCGTAGTGATCACCGAAGTAACGATGCCGGACGCAGTCTGTACGTCGATTTCCGACAGCACGTCACCGACCACGATTTCCTTGATGGTGCCTTTGAACTGGTTACGCACGTTGATGGCTTTGATAGTCATGGTGTTCTTCCTTCTTAGGACAAGTGGGTTATTGCGCCCAACGCAATTGCGTCGGCAGCGGTGAAACAGGTTCGGGTTCCGGCGGTGAGCCGGGCAGCGACAGCACGCGGTTGAGCACCTCGGCCTCCAACGCGGCCAGGCGGTGTGAACCACGGGCCCGTGGGCGCGGCAGGTCGACGTTCAGGTCGAGGCCGATTTCGCCGTCTTCAATCAGAATCACACGGTCGGCAATCGCCACGGCTTCGCTGACATCGTGGGTCACCAGCAACACAGTGAAACCGTGCTTGCGCCAGAGGTTCTCGATCAGTTGCTGCATCTCGATGCGGGTCAGGGCGTCCAGCGCCCCCAGCGGCTCGTCAAGCAGCAGCAGGCGCGGCTGGTGGATCAACGCACGGGCCAATGCCACGCGCTGCTTCTGGCCACCGGACAAGGCAGCCGGCCATTCATTGGCGCGCTCGGCCAGGCCCACCGCTTCGAGGGCCTCCAGCGCCCTGGGGCGCCAGTTGCCCGTAAGGCCAAGGCCGACGTTGTCGATGATCTTTTTCCACGGCAGCAAACGCGCTTCCTGGAACATCAATCGTGTGTCTTCAATCGCCTCGTGCAGCGGCGCGGAGCCGGCCAGCAGCTCGCCGCCACTGGCCTTGTCCAGCCCCGCCAGCAGGCGCAACAAGGTACTCTTGCCGCAGCCGCTGCGACCGACCACGGCCACGAATTGACCGGCCGGAATATGCAGGTCGATGTCCTTGAGCACTTCGCGAGTGCCGAAGGATTTGCGTAATTTGCGCACCGCCAGGGGGATGCCCTTGAGCAGGCGCGGGGGTTGTTGAGCTGTCATGCCGCACCTCCTTTGACTTGATACGCCGGGTGCCAGCGCAGCCATACCCGCTCCAGGCCACGCGCCGCCAGGTCGGCGAGTTTGCCGAGGATCGCGTACATCACGATGGCCAGCACCACCACATCGGTTTGCAGGAACTCACGGGCATTCATCGCCAGGTAGCCGATACCGGAGCTGGCCGAAATGGTTTCCGCCACGATCAGCGTCAGCCACATAAAGCCCAGGGCAAACCGCACGCCAACCAGGATCGACGGCAGCGCGCCCGGCAGGATGACTTGCCAGAACAGGCTGAACCCCGACAGGCCATAGCTGCGCGACATTTCCACCAGCGCCGGGTCGACGTTGCGGATACCGTGATAGGTGTTCAGGTAGATCGGGAACAACGTGCCCAGGGCCACCAGGAAAATCTTCGCGGTCTCGTCAATGCCGAACCACAGGATCACCAGCGGGATCAGCGCCAGGTGCGGCACGTTACGAATCATCTGCACAGAGCTGTCCAGCAAGCGCTCGCCCCACTTCGACAACCCGGTGATAAAGCCCAGGGCCAAACCGATGCTGCCGCCGATCACAAAGCCCAGGCCGGCACGCCAGCCACTGATGGCCAGGTGTGTCCAGATTTCGCCGCTGACCACCAGGTTGACTCCGGCTTCGATCACCGCACTCGGCGCTGGCAGGATGCGCGTCGACAGCCAACCCGCCGAGACTGACAACTGCCACACCGCCAACAACAAGATCGGCAGCACCCAGGGCGCCACGCGATGGCTGAATTTTTCAAATTCCATGGCGGCGCCTCAACTCTGTGACGCAGCTTTGGGAAGAATATCGTTGGCGACCATCTCGCCGAAGGGGCTGACGTAGCCAGCGCTTTTCGGCAACTCGGGACGTTCGATATCCAAATGCGGGAACAACAGCTCGGCGACCCGATAAGACTCTTCCAGGTGCGGATAACCGGAGAAGATAAAGGTATCGATGCCCAGGTCCGCGTATTCCTTGACCCGCGCCGCAACCGTTGGGCCATCGCCGACCAGCGCAGTCCCGGCACCGCCCCGCACCAGGCCGACGCCGGCCCACAGGTTGGGGCTGACTTCCAGGTTGTCACGGCTACCGCCATGCAAGGCCGCCATGCGTTGCTGGCCGACCGAGTCGAAGCGCGCCAGGGATGCCTGGGCGCGGGCGATGGTGTCGTCGTCCAGATGGGAGATGAGTTTGTCGGCGGCTTTCCAGGCCTCTTCGTTGGTTTCGCGCACAATCACATGCAGGCGAATGCCGAAGCGCAGGGTACGTCCGAGTTTTTCGGCCTTGGCGCGAACCTGGGCGATTTTTTCCGCGACCGCAGCCGGAGGCTCGCCCCAGGTCAGCACCATTTCCACCTGTTCGGCTGCCAGGTCCTGGGCGGCTTCGGAGGAACCACCAAAGTACAGCGGCGGGCGTGGCTGCTGGATTGGCGGGTAAAGCAACTTGGCGCCTTTGACGCTGATGTGCTCGCCGTCGTAGTCCACGGTTTCGCCCTCCAGCACCCGGCGCCAGATGCGGGTGAATTCCACCGAGGCCTGGTAGCGCTCTTCGTGGCTGAGGAACAAGCCGTCGCCGGCCAGCTCTTCGGGGTCACCACCGGTGACCAGGTTGAACAACGCACGGCCTCCGGACAGACGGTCGAGAGTCGCGGCCTGACGTGCAGCCACCGTCGGGGAAATGATCCCGGGGCGCAGCGCGACGAGGAATTTCAAGCGCTGGGTCACTGGAATCAGCGAGGCCGCCACCAGCCACGAGTCTTCGCAGGAGCGACCGGTGGGGATCAACACCCCACCGAAACCCAAGCGGTCAGCGGCCTGGGCCACTTGCTGCAGGTAACCGTGGTCGACGGCGCGAGCGCCTTCGGCGGTGCCAAGGTAATGGCCGTCGCCATGGGTAGGCAGGAACCAGAAAATATTGAGGCTCATGGAGTTGTCTCCTGAAGAAGTCGAATTACGGCGCTTTGGCAACCGCGGCGGGTGGCGTCCAGATCACGTCCTTGATACTCAAGGGCTTGGGGATCAATTTGAGTTGGTAGAAGGTGTCGGCGATTTTTTGCTGTGCGGCGACTACTTCGGGCGTCAGGAACAGCGCGCCGTAACCCTGGCGTTTCACCGAGGTCAGGGTGATGTCGGCCGGCAGGCCCAGCAGTGGCGCGACTTGTTCGGTGACCTGCTCAGGGTTGGCCTTGGACCACTCGCCCACTGCGCGCACTTCTTCCACCAATGCCTTGATCACTTCAGGGTGTTGCTCGGCATAGGGCCTGGTGGCCAGGTAGAACTGATGGTTGTCGGCGATGCCAGTGCCGTCACGCAGGGTGCGGGCCTGCAGCTGATTCTCGGCGGCAGCCTGGTAGGGGTCCCAGATCACCCAGGCATCTACGCTGCCGCGCTCGAATGCGGCGCGGGCATCGGCGGGCGGCAGGAATACCGTCTTCACGTCGGTGTAGTTGAGGCCGGCATCTGCCAGGGCACGCACCAGCAGGTAGTGCACATTGGAGCCTTTGTTAAGCACAACCTTTTTACCCATCAACTCGGCCACCGATTTGATCGGCGAGTCCTTGGGCACCAGGATCGCTTCGCTGGTGGGCGCTGGCGGTTCGTAGGCGACATAGAGCAGATCAGCGCCGGCAGCCTGGGCAAAGACCGGCGGGGTTTCGCCGGTGACGCCGAAATCGATGGCGCCGACGTTCAGGCCTTCCAGCAACTGCGGGCCACCTGGGAACTCGGTCCACTGCACCTGCACGCCTTGGGCGGCGAGGCGTTTTTCCAGGGAGCCCTTGGCCTTGAGCAGCACCAGGGTGCCGTACTTCTGATAACCGATCCGCAGGGTCTCGGCGGCTTGGGCTTGTACAATGGCGCCGAAGGACACAGCCGCAGCAAACAGTGCGACCAGACCACGACGCAAGATGACAGTGCGCATGGCGCTCTCTCCACAGTTGCGATTAAGGTTTTGGCTGCACCTGCTTGGCCGTTGGCGGCTGAGTAAGGTGAGTGTTTCTCGATATTGGGTAAGGCTCAGATGCTCCAGCGAGCGCTCAACAAACGTTCATTCAATACATCTGGGTCCAGTGGTTTCGGGCGCCGGGCCATTGCGCTGTAGAGCTGTTCCAGGGCCTCGTGCAGACGCTGCTCGAGCACTGGCACCAGTTGCGCCTGGGCGCTGCCTTCGCCGTAGGCGATCTGGCTGTCCTCGGCAAAAATACCGTGGAGAAGCTCCTGGGCTTTGAGGGCCGACAACACCGGCTTCAAGGCGTAGTCCACCGCCAGCATGTGGGCGATGCTGCCCCCGGTGGCTATCGGCAACACCACCTTATGCGCCAGGGCGCGCTCAGGCAGCAGGTCCAATACAGTTTTCAGCGCGCCGGAAAACGACGCCTTGTACACCGGCGTCGCGATCACCAGGCCGTCGGCATTGGCCACCTGTTGCAGCAGGTCGATGACTTTGGGGCTGTCGAAGCGCGCATGCAGCAAGTCCTCTGCGGGGAAGTCCCGTATCTGGTAACTCACCACCTCCACGCCCTGGCGCTGCAGCCATTGACGGGTTTTATCCAGCAGCACCCCGGAGCGGGAACGCTGGCTGGGACTGCCTCCAAGTGTTACGACCAGCATGTAGGGAATTCCTTAAGCAAGTGTCAGCGGTTCGCGGTGTGGCGATGGCGCCAAGATGGAACAGACCTTAGCAGCAGATTTATATATCTATAAATCTTATTTATTCATTTGTTTATTCCATAAAAACATATGCGTTTTATTATTCGCCAGGCGAAAAAAAAGGCCGTTAAAACGGCCTGAAAACCCCTGCATGTGTGCTTTAAATGTGGGAGGGGGCCTGCTCCCACATGGGATCTATGTCATCGGTTGGGTTGCGGAGTGAGGCGCAGGTACGGCTTCACGGCGCGGTAGCCCTTCGGAAAGCGTTTCTTGATCTCTTCCTCATCCTTGAGCGACGGCACGATCACCACCTCATCCCCATCCTGCCAGTTGGCCGGCGTGGCGACCTTGTGGTTGTCGGTCAGTTGCAGTGAGTCGATCACCCGCAGGATTTCATGGAAGTTGCGCCCGGTGCTGGCCGGGTAGGTGATGGTCAGGCGGATCTTCTTGTTCGGGTCGATCACGAACAAGGAGCGCACGGTGAGCGTGTCACTGGCGTTCGGATGGATCAGGTCGTAAAGGTCCGAGACCTTGCGATCAGCATCGGCCAGGATCGGGAAGTTGACGATGGTGTTCTGGGTTTCGTTGATGTCTTCGATCCACTTGTGGTGCGAGTCCACCGGGTCTACCGACAGGGCGATGGCCTTGACGCCACGTTTGGCGAATTCGTCCTTGAGCTTGGCTGTGAAGCCCAACTCGGTCGTGCACACCGGGGTGAAGTCCGCCGGATGGGAAAACAGCACACCCCAGCTGTCTCCCAGCCATTCGTGGAAACGAATCTTGCCGGCGCTGGAATCCTGTTCGAAGTCGGGGGCGATGTCGCCCAGTCTTAGGCTCATGGTGTGGCTCCTGATGGGTGCTTATGGAGCCCACTGTGCATGGATTTGGGATTATTTAAAAAGAATAAATATCGATTTATCTAGACGATAAAGGAATATTAAAAATGTGTTCATTGGACTTGGGTACAGGCGAGGATCAACATTGTTTTCAAGGTTCGAGAAGGCCTTGAGACGCTGTAAAAGAGAGTTCAGGAAGGGCTTGCGGGGGTTGAGCCCGACTTGAACAAGCAAGACAC from Pseudomonas synxantha harbors:
- a CDS encoding TOBE domain-containing protein; amino-acid sequence: MTIKAINVRNQFKGTIKEIVVGDVLSEIDVQTASGIVTSVITTRSVKELELVIGSEVIAFVKSTEVSIAKL
- the ssuB gene encoding aliphatic sulfonates ABC transporter ATP-binding protein, which gives rise to MTAQQPPRLLKGIPLAVRKLRKSFGTREVLKDIDLHIPAGQFVAVVGRSGCGKSTLLRLLAGLDKASGGELLAGSAPLHEAIEDTRLMFQEARLLPWKKIIDNVGLGLTGNWRPRALEALEAVGLAERANEWPAALSGGQKQRVALARALIHQPRLLLLDEPLGALDALTRIEMQQLIENLWRKHGFTVLLVTHDVSEAVAIADRVILIEDGEIGLDLNVDLPRPRARGSHRLAALEAEVLNRVLSLPGSPPEPEPVSPLPTQLRWAQ
- the ssuC gene encoding aliphatic sulfonate ABC transporter permease SsuC translates to MEFEKFSHRVAPWVLPILLLAVWQLSVSAGWLSTRILPAPSAVIEAGVNLVVSGEIWTHLAISGWRAGLGFVIGGSIGLALGFITGLSKWGERLLDSSVQMIRNVPHLALIPLVILWFGIDETAKIFLVALGTLFPIYLNTYHGIRNVDPALVEMSRSYGLSGFSLFWQVILPGALPSILVGVRFALGFMWLTLIVAETISASSGIGYLAMNAREFLQTDVVVLAIVMYAILGKLADLAARGLERVWLRWHPAYQVKGGAA
- the ssuD gene encoding FMNH2-dependent alkanesulfonate monooxygenase, encoding MSLNIFWFLPTHGDGHYLGTAEGARAVDHGYLQQVAQAADRLGFGGVLIPTGRSCEDSWLVAASLIPVTQRLKFLVALRPGIISPTVAARQAATLDRLSGGRALFNLVTGGDPEELAGDGLFLSHEERYQASVEFTRIWRRVLEGETVDYDGEHISVKGAKLLYPPIQQPRPPLYFGGSSEAAQDLAAEQVEMVLTWGEPPAAVAEKIAQVRAKAEKLGRTLRFGIRLHVIVRETNEEAWKAADKLISHLDDDTIARAQASLARFDSVGQQRMAALHGGSRDNLEVSPNLWAGVGLVRGGAGTALVGDGPTVAARVKEYADLGIDTFIFSGYPHLEESYRVAELLFPHLDIERPELPKSAGYVSPFGEMVANDILPKAASQS
- a CDS encoding sulfonate ABC transporter substrate-binding protein translates to MRTVILRRGLVALFAAAVSFGAIVQAQAAETLRIGYQKYGTLVLLKAKGSLEKRLAAQGVQVQWTEFPGGPQLLEGLNVGAIDFGVTGETPPVFAQAAGADLLYVAYEPPAPTSEAILVPKDSPIKSVAELMGKKVVLNKGSNVHYLLVRALADAGLNYTDVKTVFLPPADARAAFERGSVDAWVIWDPYQAAAENQLQARTLRDGTGIADNHQFYLATRPYAEQHPEVIKALVEEVRAVGEWSKANPEQVTEQVAPLLGLPADITLTSVKRQGYGALFLTPEVVAAQQKIADTFYQLKLIPKPLSIKDVIWTPPAAVAKAP
- the ssuE gene encoding NADPH-dependent FMN reductase, with translation MLVVTLGGSPSQRSRSGVLLDKTRQWLQRQGVEVVSYQIRDFPAEDLLHARFDSPKVIDLLQQVANADGLVIATPVYKASFSGALKTVLDLLPERALAHKVVLPIATGGSIAHMLAVDYALKPVLSALKAQELLHGIFAEDSQIAYGEGSAQAQLVPVLEQRLHEALEQLYSAMARRPKPLDPDVLNERLLSARWSI
- a CDS encoding peroxiredoxin — its product is MSLRLGDIAPDFEQDSSAGKIRFHEWLGDSWGVLFSHPADFTPVCTTELGFTAKLKDEFAKRGVKAIALSVDPVDSHHKWIEDINETQNTIVNFPILADADRKVSDLYDLIHPNASDTLTVRSLFVIDPNKKIRLTITYPASTGRNFHEILRVIDSLQLTDNHKVATPANWQDGDEVVIVPSLKDEEEIKKRFPKGYRAVKPYLRLTPQPNR